A region of Capra hircus breed San Clemente chromosome 11, ASM170441v1, whole genome shotgun sequence DNA encodes the following proteins:
- the PELI1 gene encoding E3 ubiquitin-protein ligase pellino homolog 1 isoform X1, with translation MFSPDQENHPSKAPVKYGELIVLGYNGSLPNGDRGRRKSRFALFKRPKANGVKPSTVHIACTPQAAKAISNKDQHSISYTLSRAQTVVVEYTHDSNTDMFQIGRSTESPIDFVVTDTVPGSQSNSDTQSVQSTISRFACRIICERNPPFTARIYAAGFDSSKNIFLGEKAAKWKTSDGQMDGLTTNGVLVMHPRNGFTEDSKPGIWREISVCGNVFSLRETRSAQQRGKMVEIETNQLQDGSLIDLCGATLLWRTAEGLSHTPTVKHLEALRQEINAARPQCPVGFNTLAFPSMKRKDVVDEKQPWVYLNCGHVHGYHNWGNKEERDGKDRECPMCRSVGPYVPLWLGCEAGFYVDAGPPTHAFSPCGHVCSEKTTAYWSQIPLPHGTHTFHAACPFCAHQLAGEQGYIRLIFQGPLD, from the exons GTATAATGGGTCTCTTCCAAATGGCGatagaggaaggaggaaaagtagATTTGCTTTGTTTAAAAGACCTAAGGCAAATGGGGTGAAGCCCAGCACTGTGCATATTGCTTGTACTCCTCAGGCTGcaaag gcaATAAGCAATAAGGACCAGCATAGCATATCATACACCTTGTCTCGAGCACAGACAGTAGTGGTTGAATATACTCATGACAGCAACACTGATATGTTTCAG atTGGCCGGTCGACTGAAAGTCCCATTGATTTTGTAGTAACTGACACAGTTCCTGGAAGTCAAAGTAATTCTGATACACAGTCAGTGCAGAGCACCATATCAAGATTTGCCTGTAGAATCATATGTGAACGGAATCCCCCCTTTACAGCACGGATTTATGCTGCAGGATTTGACTCATCAAAAAACATCTTTCTTGGG GAGAAGGCTGCCAAATGGAAGACAtcagatggacagatggatggccTGACCACTAATGGCGTTCTTGTTATGCATCCACGCAATGGGTTCACAGAAGACTCCAAACCGGGAATATGGAGAGAAATATCAGTGTGTGGAAATGTGTTTAGCCTGCGTGAAACCAGATCAGCTCAGCAGAGAGGGAAAATG GTGGAAATTGAAACCAATCAGTTACAAGATGGCTCATTAATTGATCTCTGTGGCGCAACATTGCTGTGGCGTACTGCAGAAGGCCTTTCCCACACTCCTACGGTGAAGCATTTAGAAGCTTTAAGACAGGAAATCAATGCAGCGCGACCTCAGTGCCCTGTAGGGTTCAACACACTAGCATTTCCCAGCATGAAGAGAAAAGATGTTGTTGATGAAAAACAACCCTGGGTGTATCTAAACTGCGGCCATGTGCATGGCTATCATAACTGGGGAAACAAAGAAGAACGTGATGGAAAAGATCGTGAATGTCCTATGTGTAGGTCTGTTGGTCCCTATGTCCCTTTGTGGCTTGGATGTGAAGCTGGATTTTATGTGGACGCCGGCCCTCCAACCCATGCGTTTAGCCCATGTGGGCATGTGTGTTCAGAAAAGACAACTGCCTATTGGTCCCAGATCCCGCTTCCTCACGGTACTCACACTTTTCATGCCGCCTGTCCCTTCTGTGCACATCAGTTGGCTGGTGAACAAGGCTACATCAGACTTATTTTCCAAGGACCTCTAGACTAA
- the PELI1 gene encoding E3 ubiquitin-protein ligase pellino homolog 1 isoform X2: MFSPDQENHPSKAPVKYGELIVLGYNGSLPNGDRGRRKSRFALFKRPKANGVKPSTVHIACTPQAAKIGRSTESPIDFVVTDTVPGSQSNSDTQSVQSTISRFACRIICERNPPFTARIYAAGFDSSKNIFLGEKAAKWKTSDGQMDGLTTNGVLVMHPRNGFTEDSKPGIWREISVCGNVFSLRETRSAQQRGKMVEIETNQLQDGSLIDLCGATLLWRTAEGLSHTPTVKHLEALRQEINAARPQCPVGFNTLAFPSMKRKDVVDEKQPWVYLNCGHVHGYHNWGNKEERDGKDRECPMCRSVGPYVPLWLGCEAGFYVDAGPPTHAFSPCGHVCSEKTTAYWSQIPLPHGTHTFHAACPFCAHQLAGEQGYIRLIFQGPLD, encoded by the exons GTATAATGGGTCTCTTCCAAATGGCGatagaggaaggaggaaaagtagATTTGCTTTGTTTAAAAGACCTAAGGCAAATGGGGTGAAGCCCAGCACTGTGCATATTGCTTGTACTCCTCAGGCTGcaaag atTGGCCGGTCGACTGAAAGTCCCATTGATTTTGTAGTAACTGACACAGTTCCTGGAAGTCAAAGTAATTCTGATACACAGTCAGTGCAGAGCACCATATCAAGATTTGCCTGTAGAATCATATGTGAACGGAATCCCCCCTTTACAGCACGGATTTATGCTGCAGGATTTGACTCATCAAAAAACATCTTTCTTGGG GAGAAGGCTGCCAAATGGAAGACAtcagatggacagatggatggccTGACCACTAATGGCGTTCTTGTTATGCATCCACGCAATGGGTTCACAGAAGACTCCAAACCGGGAATATGGAGAGAAATATCAGTGTGTGGAAATGTGTTTAGCCTGCGTGAAACCAGATCAGCTCAGCAGAGAGGGAAAATG GTGGAAATTGAAACCAATCAGTTACAAGATGGCTCATTAATTGATCTCTGTGGCGCAACATTGCTGTGGCGTACTGCAGAAGGCCTTTCCCACACTCCTACGGTGAAGCATTTAGAAGCTTTAAGACAGGAAATCAATGCAGCGCGACCTCAGTGCCCTGTAGGGTTCAACACACTAGCATTTCCCAGCATGAAGAGAAAAGATGTTGTTGATGAAAAACAACCCTGGGTGTATCTAAACTGCGGCCATGTGCATGGCTATCATAACTGGGGAAACAAAGAAGAACGTGATGGAAAAGATCGTGAATGTCCTATGTGTAGGTCTGTTGGTCCCTATGTCCCTTTGTGGCTTGGATGTGAAGCTGGATTTTATGTGGACGCCGGCCCTCCAACCCATGCGTTTAGCCCATGTGGGCATGTGTGTTCAGAAAAGACAACTGCCTATTGGTCCCAGATCCCGCTTCCTCACGGTACTCACACTTTTCATGCCGCCTGTCCCTTCTGTGCACATCAGTTGGCTGGTGAACAAGGCTACATCAGACTTATTTTCCAAGGACCTCTAGACTAA